From the Synechococcus sp. KORDI-49 genome, the window CTTACACACCCAACGCCGACTTCAACGGCAGCGATTCCTTCATCGTCTCCATCACCGACGACCTCGGCGGCACCACCAAACAAGCGATCAACATCAGCATCACACAGGTCAATGACGTCCCAAGCGGGGAACTCAACTTCACAGGCTCCACAGCGCTTAACGACATACTCAATCTGAACAGCACCATCACTGATGTTGACGGTGTCGATCCCGAACTGATCCGCTACGGACTGGATCGCAAGGCAGCCTGGAGCAACACCTGGGAGTCCCTCAGCGATCCCTGGTCACCCACTGTTCACGTGCTCAAGCCCATCGATCTGGGGATGAGGTTGCGCATCAGCGCCAGTTACACCGATGGCGGAGGCACCGAGGAGCGGGTGAACTCTGCCCCCTTGCTGATCCCCTATCCCGAGCCATCTCTCCATGGCAGCAGCGCCGACGAGCAACTCATTGGGAGCGATCGAGATGACACCATCACCGCAGCAGCCGGAGCGGACAGCCTGCTCGCTTTCGGTGGTGACGATCACCTCGATGGTGGCAGCGGCTGGGACACGCTCTACCTGCGAGGTCCAAGAGCGGATTACGCCCTCCACAAGCTTCAGGAGGATCTTCTGCGTCTCAGCGACAGCATCCACCAACGGGACGGCACAGATCTGATCACAGGCATCGAGCAACTGCAGTTCACCGATGAGCTCCTGCCGATCTCGGCGGTGATCGACGAACTTCCTTTGGCCACCACCGACGCATGGAAGGCCGACCTTGATGGAGATCAGCTGTTCTCACCCATCAGCGATGGCATCGCCATCGCGTCACACTTCCTGCCCGCCAGTGGAGCGAATCTCAGCAGCCGAGCAGAGCTGGCCCTCGGCATCAACAGCGGCTACCTGGACTTCAACCAGGACAAGCTGCTCCAGAGAAATGAGGCTGAACTGCTGCTTCGCTTCGGCTTCGGGACCTTCCCAGGCAGCCATCTCAGTGAGGGGCTTGAGATCGCGACCTCTCCGGACCAGCTGGCACTGCAGTTGGCGGCCTTGCTCTGAGCAATTGACCAGGCTCGACATGACCATCAAAAAAGGGGGCCCGAAGGCCCCCTTTTTTGAATCCGTGGCGACCTGTGATCAGGCGGCGACGGCAGCCTTGGGATCGAGGGTGCCCTTGGCGTACAGACCGGCGTAGAAGTTGATGCTCTGCTGCTGGATCTTGCTGGCGTTGCCGGCAGCCCAGAACTGCTGATAGCGGTCGAGGCAGACCTGCTTCATGTACTTGCGGGCGGGCTTGTTGAAGTGGCGGGGGTCGAAGTTGGCGGGATCAGCCATGGCTGCTTCACGCACAGCTGCGGTGAACGCGAGGCGGTTATCGGTGTCGATGTTCACCTTGCGCACGCCGTTGCGGATGCCTTCCTGGATCTCTTCGACGGGAACGCCGTAGGTCTCAGGGATGGCACCGCCGTGCTTGTTGATCATCTCCAGCCATTCCTGGGGCACGGAAGAGGAGCCGTGCATCACCAGGTGGGTGTTGGGCAGGGCCTTGTGGATCTCGGCGATGCGGCTGATGGCAAGCACTTCACCGGTGGGCTTGCGGGTGAACTTGTAAGCACCGTGGCTGGTGCCGATGGCGATCGCCAGGGCGTCGCATTTGGTCTTGGCGACGAAATCAGCGGCTTCAGCGGGATCGGTGAGCAGCATGTCCTTGGACAGCTCACCCTCGAAACCGTGGCCGTCTTCCGCTTCGCCCTTGCCGGTTTCCAGGGAGCCCAGGCAACCCAGCTCGCCTTCCACACTCACGCCCACGGAGTGAGCGAAATCCACCACCTTCTTGGTGACGGCCACGTTGTACTCGTAGCTGGCGGGAGTCTTGGCGTCGGCTTCCAGGGAGCCGTCCATCATCACGGAGGTGAAGCCGTTGATGGCGGCGGAATAGCAGGTGGAAGGCTCGTTGCCGTGGTCCTGGTGCATCACCACGGGGATGTGGGGATAGGTCTCGGTGGCGGCCAGGATCAGGTGGCGCAGGAAGATCTCACCGGCGTAGCTGCGGGCACCGCGGGAGGCCTGCAGGATCACGGGGCTGTCGGTCTCGTCAGCCGCTTCCATGATCGCCTGCACCTGCTCCAGGTTGTTCACGTTGAACGCAGGGATGCCGTAGCCGTTCTCAGCGGCGTGGTCGAGCAGAAGCCGGAGCGGAACGAGCGCCATGGTGAAATCCTCGAAGGGTGGGTCGTCTGAGACGAATCGCGGCGATATTACCCTGCGTTACGCGTGTCTCGTCGCTGTCTGGGCTGCCTGATCACAGGCCAACCGGCTGGCGACACCCTCGGCCAGGCCAGGAATCATCGGCCGACCGCTGCGGATGCTCTCCGCCCACCAGCCCTGAACCCTCGCCACCGGAGCAATCCGGCCATCCGCCCATGTGGTTTCGAACGCCAGATCGGCATCGGCCTCGATCGGTCTCAGCGCCTCACCGGCAGCGGCATGCTGCAGCGCGAAGCCATGCACGTAATCCTTCTGATTCGGGCTGCCGAGGATGAGACAGCCCTCCGAGCCGTACACCTCCAGCCAGCAACCACGGCCGTTGCGTGCCACGGAGGCGAGATTGATCTGAGCGGGAACGGTGCTGTCGGCTCGTCCCTGCCACTGCAGGCGGGCCTGGATCAAGGAAACATCCTCGGAATCGACGGCTGCCATGCCCCCGTCACCAAGCGGACGCTCCAGGATCGAGGTGGCGTTGAGAGCCTGCACCCCGCTCAGCGGTCCGATCAGCCAGGCCAGGATGTCCATGGCATGGGTGCCGAGCGCGCCGATCACCCCACCACCCTCCGACGCCTGGGAATACCAGTTCCAGCCGCGGCTGGCATCGGCCCGGCTGCTCATCAGCCAGTCGAGTTTCACCAGCCAGGGGGTGCCCACCGCACCGGCCCGCAGCAGCCGCTCCGCCTGCATGAACAGGGGCACGGCCCGGTACTCGTAATTCACAGCGACAGAGAGCTGCCGCTCCATGGCCAGCCGCTGAAGATCCCTGGCCTGATCGGCCTGCAGTGCCACCGGTTTCTCCAGCAGCAGATGCTTGCCCGCCAGGAGAGCCTGACGCGCCAGCTCGTGGCGGGGCGCCGGCGGTGTGGCGATCACGATCGCCTCGACGGCCGGATCCGCCAGCAGAGCCCCCCAGTCCGAATGACCGGGAAGGCCATGGGTGGAGCAGGCCTGCTCGAGACGGGCAGGGCGCGGATGCCACAGCGCAACGGGAGTCAGATCCGCATTTGCCTGAAGAGCGGGCAGATGCACCTTCTCACCGAAACCGAGGCCGGCGATGGCGACACCGATGGGTCGAGCGGTCATCTCAGCTGGCGAGGGGGGCGTCACAGACGGCACCGATCACCGACACGATCAGCTCATCGCTGCCGGCGGCCTGCCACTGGGCACGGAAGCGGGGAATGCCGTTCACCTGCTGATCCCGGTACAGCTTCTGGGCACAGTCGATCTGCATCACGAACAGCTCGCCGTTGCGGGGCGGCTCCCCATCCACGGCAGCCGGTGTGAACCGGCTCAGCACGGTGCGCAGCCCCTCGCGGTTCTCCCGCACACTGCCGCTGTCCCACCACTGCTGACCGGCCTCAGTCGCCGGAACCTCAACCCATTCAACAGGCCCCGCCCAGGCCGGAGACGCCCCCAGCACGAGAACGGCCAGAAGCGTGGCCAGAAGACGGACGATCATGCGCTGGCGAGCTCCAGGGCGGCACAGCCGTGCAGACGCAGCACTCTGGCCAGGGTGCTGCGCAGCTGGGTGCGGGGGACGATCACATCGACGAAACCGTGATCGCGGAGGTACTCAGCCGTCTGGAAATTGTCCGGCAGCTTTTCACGCAGGGTCTGCTCGATCACGCGGCGGCCGGCGAATCCGATCAGCGCCTTCGGCTCCGCCAGGATCAGATCGCCGAGCATCGCGAAGCTGGCGGTCACCCCACCGGTGGTGGGGTGGGTGAGCAGCGGCATGTAGAGCAGTTCCGCCTCGCGATGACGCTCGAGCGCCCCGGAGATCTTGGCCATCTGCATCAGGCTGAGCATCCCCTCCTGCATGCGGGCACCACCGGAGGCGCAGACGATCAGCAGCGGCAGCTTCTGGGCCGTGGCCCGCTCGATCAGACGGGTGATCCTCTCGCCCACCACCGAGCCCATCGAGCCACCCATGAAGCGGAAATCCATCACGGCCAAGGCCAGACCGATGCCTTCCACCCGGCAGAAGCCGCTCACCACACCATCCTTCAGACCGGTGGCCGCCTGACTCTCCCGCAGGCGATCGGCGTAGGCGCGTCGATCCTTGAACTCCAGGGGATCCATGGGGGCGAGATCCGCATCGAATTCCTGGAAGCTGCCGGAATCGGCGATCACCTCGATGCGTTCACCGCTGTCGATGCGGTGGTGGTAGCCGCAGCCGGCACAGACGCTGGCATTGGCCTTGAGATCCTTCAGGTAGACGACCTGGCCGCATTCGGGGCACTTGTTCCAGAGGCCATCACCTTCCTCCGGCTCCTGGCTCACCTTGCCGACGAACTGCCCTTTCCGGCGATCAGCGAACCAGTCGAACAGAGACACGGGAACCGCACGGTTCCGACCATTAAAGACCCAGCAGGTGGAGCCACTGCTGCCACCACCAGAGGGGGCCCGTGAGCCAGACCAGCCAGATGCCGAGTGCGATGAAGGGGCCGAAGGGAAAGGCCTGCCGTGGCTGCAGCCGACCGCTCAGCCTCCCGGCTGCACCGAACAGGGCTCCCGCGAAGATGGCCAGGGCCATCGCTGCCGCGATGCCGGCAGCACCGAGCCAGGCGCCACCCATGGCCGCCAGCTTGGCGTCCCCCAAGCCGAGCGCCGGCTGACCGAGCAGCCGTTCCGCCAGGGCGCTGATGGACTCCATCAGCAGCAGAGCCAGACAGGCGGCGATCAGATGATCCGCCAGAACGGGGATGCCAGCAGCAGCCGACAGCACCAGGCCCAGCACCAGCCCCCAGCGACAGAGCGGCTCGGGCAACCAGAGATGGTCGAGATCGATCAGCACCAGAGGCAGCAGCAGCGCGATCAGCGGCAGCCCCGCCCACGGCAGCAACCACAGCGGCAGTCCCCCGCCACCACTCTCGGCAACCGCCAGAGCCGACAGCCAAAGAGCTGCGCTGAGTGCTTCCACAGCTGGATATCGCCAGCTGATCGGGGCCTGGCAGTCGCGGCAGCGCCCGGCCAGGAGCAGCCAGCCCAGCAACGGCAGATTGTCGTGCCAGCGGATGGCATGACCGCAGCGGGGGCAGTGACTGCCGGGAAACACCACCGATTCGTCCCGCGGCAGACGCCACACCACCACGTTGGTGAAACTTCCGACGCAGGCTCCAAGCAGCGCTGCCCAGAGCGGCGGGATCACACCTTCCATCGCGGTCGTTGCTTGAAAGGGCGGCGGCGGATCAGATCCAAGGCGATGAACTCCTCATCCGGCAGCAGCACCGGCAGGTCGAACACCACCCGCCCCTCGCAGAGATCAGCGCTCAGCACAACACCACAGGGGTCTGCCCCCGCAGCGGCATTGCTGAGGAAGGAGAAGTAGACCTCCCGGGCACGGGCGATCAACGCACGGCTGTCGACACGATCCCAGCGGGGTGAGCGGGAGGCACCGGAGGCTCCGCTGATCTCAAAGGAGGGCGTTGAAACGGAAATGGGCCCACCTGATCACTCAGACGAACCCACATTAGAGATGAATTGTGAACAGGAATCAGCTCAGCTGAGATTCTTCTGCTCTTCCACCATGCGGTGAATGATCGGAGTGAGGATCAGTTCCATCGCAAACCCCATCTTGCCGCCGTTCACCACGATGCTGGTGGGGCTGGACATGAAGGAATCGTGGATCATGTTCAGCAGGTAGCCGAAGTCGATCCCCCACTTCTCACGAGCTCCCTTGCGGAAGTGAATGATCACGAAACTTTCATCCGGTGTGGGGATGTTGCGGCAGATGAATGGGTTGGAGGTGTCCACTGTGGGAACCCGCTGGAAGTTGATGTCCGTCTCGCTGAACTGCGGGCAGATGTGGTTGATGTAATCCGGCATCCGGCGCAGGATCGTGTCGACGATCGCTTCGGCGGAATAACCGCGCTCGGCATTGTCGCGATGGATCTTCTGGATCCATTCCAGGTTGGTGATCGGCACCACACCCACCAGCAGATCGGCCAGCGCCGCCACGTTGTATCCCTCACCCCGCACGCCACCGTGCAGGCCTTCGTAAAACAGCAGGTCGGTGCCTGAGGGAATCTCCTCCCAGGGGGTGAACTGACCGGGACCCAGATCGACACCGAGTCGTGCGTTGTGCTCGGTGGCTTCCTCGGGGCTGTGCAGGTAGTAGCGCTTCTGTCCGGTGCCGGTTTCGCCGTAGACCCGGAAAAGCTCCTCGAGCTTGTCGAACAGGTTGGCTTCCGGACCGAAGTGGGAGAAGTTCTCACCACGGGCCAGGGCGTCAGCCATGGCCTGCTTCATCGGCATCCGCTCGTAGCGGTGATAGCTGTCGCCCTCCACCACCGCCGGCGTGATGCCTTCGCGAGCGAAGATGTGCTCGAAGGCGCGCTTGACGGTGCTGGTTCCAGCACCGGACGAACCGGTGACAGCGACTACCGGGTGACGCTTCGACATCGACGCAGGGACTACGGGCTCGGCGAGTTTGCCAGATCGAGGCCCGTTTTCACCAATACAGACATCAGAGCGCTTCAATCAGCGCCCTGCCCATGGCGCTGCAGCCCACCGGCGTGCAGCCCTCCGCCATCAGATCACCCGTGCGCAGACCCGACGCCAGCACCGTGTCGACGGCCCGCTCGAGATCCGCCGCCGCAGCCGACTGCTTCAGGCCGATGCGCAGCATCATGGCGGCGGACAGCACCATCGCCATGGGGTTCGCCTTGTCCTGACCGGCGATGTCGGGGGCGGAGCCATGCACGGGCTCGAACAGTCCGGGACCATCACTGCCCAGCGACGCGGACGGCAGCATGCCGATGGAGCCGGTGAGCATCGCCGCCTCGTCACTGAGGATGTCGCCGAACAGATTGCCCGTGAGCAGCACATCGAACTGGCGCGGGTCCCGCACCAGCTGCATCGCGGCATTGTCCACATACATGTGGCTCACCTCCACATCGCCATAGCCGGGGGCCATCGTGTCGACGCGATCACGCCAGAGCTGACTCACATCCAGCACATTGGCCTTGTCCACCGAGCAGAGACGACCACGACGCTCGCGGGCCAGATCGAAGGCCACCCTGGCGATCCGATCCACCTCCGATGCGGAGTAGGTCATGGTGTTGAAGCCCCGCTCCTCGCCGTCGGCCTCGATCCGCCCCTTGGGCTGACCGAAGTAGATGCCGCCGGTGAGTTCACGCACCACCATCAGATCCACGCCCTCGATCACCTCGGGCCGCAGGCTGCTGGCCCCGATCAGCGCGGGCACGATCTTCACCGGCCGCAGGTTGGCGAACAGCTGCATGCCGGCCCGCAGACCGAGCAGACCGGTCTCCGGTCGCTTCTCTCGGGGCAGGCTGTCGAAGCGGGGGCTGCCGATCGCCGCCAGCAGCACGGCATCCGCCTGCCTGCACGCCTCCAGTGTTGAGGCGGGCAGCGGCTCACCGGTGGCGTCAATGGCGCTGCCACCGATGGGCTGCTCCTCGAAGCTGAGCTGGAACCCGTGCCGCTCGCTCACCGTCTCCAGAAGCTGGCGGGCCACGGCGGTGATTTCCGGACCGATGCCGTCACCGGGAAGAAGAACGACGCGGTGCTGGGCCATGGAGGACCGGTGCGACAGGACAGCCGCTGAGATTACTGAGCAGAGTCCCGCTTGAGCTCCCGCAGCGTCCTGGCCATCTCCGGCAGCTTGCTGAAGGCCGCGGAACAGCGCAGCCACAACCGGTTGGGAATCGCCGGATACCCACTCACCACCTCACCGGCCGCCACCTCACCGTGCAGACCGCTCTTGGAGCTGGCGATGGCCCGATCGCCGATCACGGTGCGGTTGGCCACGCCCACCTGCCCCGCCAGGATCACGCCATGGCCGATGCGGGCACCACCGGCGATGCCCACCTGGGAGGCGAAGGCACAGCCCCGGCCGGTGGTCACCCCATGACCGACCTGGACCAGGTTGTCGATCTTGGTGCCGGCGCCGATCCGCGTCTCTCCCACCGAGGGGCGGTCGATGGTGCTGCCGCAACCCACCTCCACACCGTCTTCCAGCACCACCTGTCCCGTCTGGGGCATCTTGCGCCACCCCTGGGCCGTGGGAACGAAACCGAACCCCTCGGAGCCGATCACGGCATTGGAATGCACCACGCAGCCCCGCCCGACCCGGCTGCCGGGATGGAGCACGGCATTGGCGTGCAGTTCACAGCCGTCGGCGACGACGACATCGTCGTAAACCACCACCCCGGGATGCACGATGCAGTTCGCACCGATCCGGCTGGCGGCACCGATGCAGACCCGTGGTCCGATGGCCGTGCCGGGTCCCACCTGAGCCCGGTCGTCGATCACGGCCGTGGGGTGAATCTCCGCCAGGGGGCGACGACGGGGATGCAACCGCTCCAGTGCCTCGGCGAAGGCCAGCCGGGGATCGGCGAAGACGGCGAAGGCGATACCGCGCTGGGTGGCCAGATCGATCAGGTCCTGCTGGTCCGGCAGCAGCACAGCCCCGGCATGGCTGTCGGCCAGTGCCGCCGTCAGGGCGTTGCCCTTCTCCAGAAAACTGAGCTGATCCGAAGCTGCCGCCTCAAGCGATGCGGCGCTGCGCAGCTCCGGATCCGTCGCTGTCGCGCTGTGCCTCAGACCGGCCTGGCCCTGCTGCAGAGCCGTGATCAGAGTGCTGAAGCGCATGGTTGAGCGATGCCGCGGCCGGATCGTAGGCGCGCAGGACCGCTCAGGGCAGAAGCCGATCGCTCAGCACCAGGGCATCCCGATGCACCACCACAGCAGAGGGTCGATCGCCCGCTGCGGCACCGAGACCCTGCCGCAGCGCGGCGCTGGACTGTGAGCAGAGTCCGCGTCCCAGCAACCGACCGTCAGGGTCGACCAGGTTCACCGCCTGGCTGGCCCCGAACTCCCCCTCCACCGCGGTGATTCCCACCTGCAGCAACGAGGCTCCCCGCTCCAGCAGCGCCTCGCAGGCCCCTGGATCCAGGCGCAGGGTGCCCTGCGCCTGCAGCACATGGGCCAACCAGCTGCGCCGGTTGCCGAGCGGTTCCGGATGGGGATGAAACACGGTGCCGCCCCGGTCGCCCTGCAGC encodes:
- the leuB gene encoding 3-isopropylmalate dehydrogenase; translation: MAQHRVVLLPGDGIGPEITAVARQLLETVSERHGFQLSFEEQPIGGSAIDATGEPLPASTLEACRQADAVLLAAIGSPRFDSLPREKRPETGLLGLRAGMQLFANLRPVKIVPALIGASSLRPEVIEGVDLMVVRELTGGIYFGQPKGRIEADGEERGFNTMTYSASEVDRIARVAFDLARERRGRLCSVDKANVLDVSQLWRDRVDTMAPGYGDVEVSHMYVDNAAMQLVRDPRQFDVLLTGNLFGDILSDEAAMLTGSIGMLPSASLGSDGPGLFEPVHGSAPDIAGQDKANPMAMVLSAAMMLRIGLKQSAAAADLERAVDTVLASGLRTGDLMAEGCTPVGCSAMGRALIEAL
- a CDS encoding Gfo/Idh/MocA family protein; the encoded protein is MTARPIGVAIAGLGFGEKVHLPALQANADLTPVALWHPRPARLEQACSTHGLPGHSDWGALLADPAVEAIVIATPPAPRHELARQALLAGKHLLLEKPVALQADQARDLQRLAMERQLSVAVNYEYRAVPLFMQAERLLRAGAVGTPWLVKLDWLMSSRADASRGWNWYSQASEGGGVIGALGTHAMDILAWLIGPLSGVQALNATSILERPLGDGGMAAVDSEDVSLIQARLQWQGRADSTVPAQINLASVARNGRGCWLEVYGSEGCLILGSPNQKDYVHGFALQHAAAGEALRPIEADADLAFETTWADGRIAPVARVQGWWAESIRSGRPMIPGLAEGVASRLACDQAAQTATRHA
- the lpxD gene encoding UDP-3-O-(3-hydroxymyristoyl)glucosamine N-acyltransferase, giving the protein MRFSTLITALQQGQAGLRHSATATDPELRSAASLEAAASDQLSFLEKGNALTAALADSHAGAVLLPDQQDLIDLATQRGIAFAVFADPRLAFAEALERLHPRRRPLAEIHPTAVIDDRAQVGPGTAIGPRVCIGAASRIGANCIVHPGVVVYDDVVVADGCELHANAVLHPGSRVGRGCVVHSNAVIGSEGFGFVPTAQGWRKMPQTGQVVLEDGVEVGCGSTIDRPSVGETRIGAGTKIDNLVQVGHGVTTGRGCAFASQVGIAGGARIGHGVILAGQVGVANRTVIGDRAIASSKSGLHGEVAAGEVVSGYPAIPNRLWLRCSAAFSKLPEMARTLRELKRDSAQ
- a CDS encoding A24 family peptidase — encoded protein: MEGVIPPLWAALLGACVGSFTNVVVWRLPRDESVVFPGSHCPRCGHAIRWHDNLPLLGWLLLAGRCRDCQAPISWRYPAVEALSAALWLSALAVAESGGGGLPLWLLPWAGLPLIALLLPLVLIDLDHLWLPEPLCRWGLVLGLVLSAAAGIPVLADHLIAACLALLLMESISALAERLLGQPALGLGDAKLAAMGGAWLGAAGIAAAMALAIFAGALFGAAGRLSGRLQPRQAFPFGPFIALGIWLVWLTGPLWWWQQWLHLLGL
- the fba gene encoding class II fructose-bisphosphate aldolase (catalyzes the reversible aldol condensation of dihydroxyacetonephosphate and glyceraldehyde 3-phosphate in the Calvin cycle, glycolysis, and/or gluconeogenesis) produces the protein MALVPLRLLLDHAAENGYGIPAFNVNNLEQVQAIMEAADETDSPVILQASRGARSYAGEIFLRHLILAATETYPHIPVVMHQDHGNEPSTCYSAAINGFTSVMMDGSLEADAKTPASYEYNVAVTKKVVDFAHSVGVSVEGELGCLGSLETGKGEAEDGHGFEGELSKDMLLTDPAEAADFVAKTKCDALAIAIGTSHGAYKFTRKPTGEVLAISRIAEIHKALPNTHLVMHGSSSVPQEWLEMINKHGGAIPETYGVPVEEIQEGIRNGVRKVNIDTDNRLAFTAAVREAAMADPANFDPRHFNKPARKYMKQVCLDRYQQFWAAGNASKIQQQSINFYAGLYAKGTLDPKAAVAA
- a CDS encoding tandem-95 repeat protein, whose protein sequence is MDKLLQQLGFSDADNNPPALKFVSGTVPNLELFRNNNWINLEEEMILDVPEEQIRWLPPANQTGDVALFSVSGWDGKSSSPEQAVISVKLEPIDDPSTITGDTSASTEEDNSISGDLDATDTEGLTNNTPFSIADDPSNGSASIDAATGAWTYTPNADFNGSDSFIISITDDLGGTTKQAINISVGIVNDPSTISGNTAANTKEDNSVTGDLDASDTEGLTSNTPFSIANDPSNGSASIDAATGSWTYTPNADFNGSDSFIVSITDDLGGTTKQAINISITQVNDVPSGELNFTGSTALNDILNLNSTITDVDGVDPELIRYGLDRKAAWSNTWESLSDPWSPTVHVLKPIDLGMRLRISASYTDGGGTEERVNSAPLLIPYPEPSLHGSSADEQLIGSDRDDTITAAAGADSLLAFGGDDHLDGGSGWDTLYLRGPRADYALHKLQEDLLRLSDSIHQRDGTDLITGIEQLQFTDELLPISAVIDELPLATTDAWKADLDGDQLFSPISDGIAIASHFLPASGANLSSRAELALGINSGYLDFNQDKLLQRNEAELLLRFGFGTFPGSHLSEGLEIATSPDQLALQLAALL
- the accD gene encoding acetyl-CoA carboxylase, carboxyltransferase subunit beta, with translation MSLFDWFADRRKGQFVGKVSQEPEEGDGLWNKCPECGQVVYLKDLKANASVCAGCGYHHRIDSGERIEVIADSGSFQEFDADLAPMDPLEFKDRRAYADRLRESQAATGLKDGVVSGFCRVEGIGLALAVMDFRFMGGSMGSVVGERITRLIERATAQKLPLLIVCASGGARMQEGMLSLMQMAKISGALERHREAELLYMPLLTHPTTGGVTASFAMLGDLILAEPKALIGFAGRRVIEQTLREKLPDNFQTAEYLRDHGFVDVIVPRTQLRSTLARVLRLHGCAALELASA
- a CDS encoding phosphoribulokinase; this encodes MSKRHPVVAVTGSSGAGTSTVKRAFEHIFAREGITPAVVEGDSYHRYERMPMKQAMADALARGENFSHFGPEANLFDKLEELFRVYGETGTGQKRYYLHSPEEATEHNARLGVDLGPGQFTPWEEIPSGTDLLFYEGLHGGVRGEGYNVAALADLLVGVVPITNLEWIQKIHRDNAERGYSAEAIVDTILRRMPDYINHICPQFSETDINFQRVPTVDTSNPFICRNIPTPDESFVIIHFRKGAREKWGIDFGYLLNMIHDSFMSSPTSIVVNGGKMGFAMELILTPIIHRMVEEQKNLS